The following are encoded together in the Xanthobacter autotrophicus Py2 genome:
- a CDS encoding diguanylate cyclase with PAS/PAC sensor (TIGRFAM: diguanylate cyclase~PFAM: GGDEF domain containing protein; PAS fold-4 domain protein~SMART: PAS domain containing protein~KEGG: syg:sync_1512 GGDEF/EAL domain protein) → MTFGGTAVRSLFERTLDALPDGVLLTDSERRVVYANRSFAQLWKIPDELVSTKNELGMLTFVTDQLLDPEGFLREVDRLQLAQETSEDEILLKDGRIFSRRSVPFDEGGRLAARIWIFTDITEARSASIDALTGIPNRHAYSRQFPEYLNTANDGLFRSVAILDIDNFKSYNDRHGHAAGDDVLRQIGTVLRTHLTNADDLFFRIGGEEFLMACRTRAALDAHTFFEALRNRVGALAITHPGNQPYGVVTVSMGLGIFEGPQSPADVFHQVDAALYQSKHLGRNRVTIWRL, encoded by the coding sequence ATGACATTTGGAGGGACTGCCGTGCGCTCGCTGTTCGAGCGGACTTTGGATGCGCTTCCGGACGGCGTCCTACTAACCGACTCCGAGCGTCGCGTAGTCTATGCGAATCGCTCTTTTGCTCAGCTCTGGAAGATTCCAGACGAATTGGTGAGCACGAAGAACGAGCTCGGCATGCTCACTTTCGTGACGGACCAACTGCTGGACCCGGAGGGTTTCCTTCGCGAGGTGGATCGGCTGCAGCTGGCCCAGGAGACCTCCGAGGACGAAATTCTGCTCAAGGACGGCCGCATTTTTTCGCGGCGCAGTGTGCCGTTCGATGAAGGTGGAAGGTTGGCTGCGCGAATCTGGATTTTTACGGATATCACCGAAGCACGCAGCGCCAGTATCGACGCGTTGACGGGAATACCGAACCGGCATGCCTACTCACGACAATTTCCAGAATATCTCAACACGGCCAACGATGGCCTATTCCGATCCGTCGCCATTCTCGATATCGACAATTTCAAAAGCTACAATGACAGGCATGGCCATGCGGCTGGAGACGACGTTCTGCGCCAAATAGGCACGGTTCTGCGCACGCATTTAACAAATGCCGACGATCTTTTTTTCCGGATCGGCGGCGAGGAGTTTCTCATGGCGTGTCGTACACGCGCCGCTCTGGACGCACACACTTTTTTTGAGGCATTGCGGAATCGAGTCGGTGCGTTGGCAATTACACACCCCGGGAACCAACCCTACGGTGTGGTGACGGTTTCGATGGGGCTTGGGATTTTTGAAGGGCCACAATCGCCGGCCGACGTCTTTCACCAGGTTGATGCGGCGTTGTATCAATCCAAGCATCTGGGCCGGAACAGGGTAACTATCTGGCGCCTCTAG
- a CDS encoding regulatory protein, TetR (KEGG: reu:Reut_B4319 regulatory protein, TetR): MLLAPWLRGNEATSVRDLIDKTRITGASLYNAFGDERTLFAKSLDRYVENSVADRIRRCRALPPREAIEAFFSDVLKRSLEDPERKECMLVNTASSIYWARA, from the coding sequence ATGCTTCTGGCGCCATGGCTACGAGGCAACGAGGCAACGTCAGTGCGCGACCTTATCGACAAGACCCGGATCACCGGCGCGAGCCTTTACAACGCATTCGGGGATGAGCGCACGCTCTTCGCCAAATCGTTGGACCGCTATGTGGAGAACAGCGTAGCCGACCGTATCCGACGTTGCCGTGCATTACCGCCCCGCGAAGCCATCGAAGCGTTCTTTTCCGATGTCTTGAAGCGATCGCTTGAGGATCCTGAGCGCAAGGAGTGCATGCTCGTGAACACCGCATCCTCGATCTATTGGGCAAGGGCGTAA